Genomic window (Streptomyces sp. SLBN-31):
GGGCCCTGAGCCGCCTCAGGGCACTGGCGGAACAGTAGTTTCCGGGCGGTCGACGCCTTCTTTGAACAGGCCGCTCGGGGATTCCGTACGAACATACGAAGCCCGAGGTCAGGCGGAACCGTGGAATTCGACGGCCCTGCTTCCCGTTAGCATGGACATCCGCACCGATCAAGGCCATTTGGGGAAGGTGTCATGACTGCAAACGTCGACGGAGTGCCCGGTAAATTCGCGACACTCGGGCTGACCTACGACGACGTGCTGCTGCTGCCGGGAGCGTCCGAGGTGCTCCCCAACGCGGTCGACACCTCGTCCCGCATCTCCCGCAACGTCCGGGTCAACATCCCGCTGCTGTCCGCGGCGATGGACAAGGTGACCGAGTCCCGCATGGCCATCGCGATGGCCCGGCTCGGCGGTGTCGGCGTGCTGCACCGCAACCTCTCGGTCGAGGACCAGGTCAACCAGGTCGACCTGGTCAAGCGGTCCGAGTCCGGCATGGTCACCGACCCCATCACGGTGCACCCCGAGGCCACGCTCGCCGAGGCGGACGCGCTGTGCGCCAAGTTCCGCATCAGCGGTGTCCCCGTGACCGACCCCGCCGGCAAGCTGCTCGGAATCGTCACCAACCGTGACATGGCCTTCGAGACCGACCGCGGCCGCCAGGTGCGCGAGGTCATGACGCCGATGCCGCTGGTCACCGGCAAGGTCGGCATCTCCGGTGTGGACGCCATGGAGCTGCTGCGCAAGCACAAGATCGAGAAGCTTCCGCTGGTCGACGACGCCGGGGTCCTCAAGGGGCTGATCACGGTCAAGGACTTCGTCAAGGCGGAGAAGTACCCGAACGCCGCCAAGGACGCCGAGGGCCGCCTGCTCGTCGGTGCCGCCGTCGGCGCCAGCCCCGAGGCGCTGGAGCGCGCCCAGGCGCTCGCCGAGGCCGGCGTGGACTTCCTGGTCGTCGACACCTCGCACGGCCACAACAGCAACGCGCTCAGCTGGATGTCGAAGATCAAGTCGGCCGTGGCCGTCGACGTGATCGGCGGCAACGTCGCCACCCGCGACGGCGCCCAGGCGCTGATCGAC
Coding sequences:
- the guaB gene encoding IMP dehydrogenase, whose translation is MTANVDGVPGKFATLGLTYDDVLLLPGASEVLPNAVDTSSRISRNVRVNIPLLSAAMDKVTESRMAIAMARLGGVGVLHRNLSVEDQVNQVDLVKRSESGMVTDPITVHPEATLAEADALCAKFRISGVPVTDPAGKLLGIVTNRDMAFETDRGRQVREVMTPMPLVTGKVGISGVDAMELLRKHKIEKLPLVDDAGVLKGLITVKDFVKAEKYPNAAKDAEGRLLVGAAVGASPEALERAQALAEAGVDFLVVDTSHGHNSNALSWMSKIKSAVAVDVIGGNVATRDGAQALIDSGVDGIKVGVGPGSICTTRVVAGIGVPQVTAIYEASLAARPAGIPLIGDGGLQYSGDIGKALAAGADTVMLGSLLAGCEESPGELQFINGKQFKSYRGMGSLGAMQSRGQGRSYSKDRYFQAEVASDDKLVPEGIEGQVPYRGPLASVLHQLVGGLRQTMGYVGAATIEEMESKGRFVRITSAGLKESHPHDIQMTVEAPNYSSK